TGGAGAACCTCGTGTTCTGGAATGACTCCAGACTAATGGAGATGGGGAGGGACTGCAAATCCCGTCCACCCCCTTCGTCCGGATCCGCTCAGGTGTGCTGGATGGTCTTGAGGGACAACGGCTTCCTCGCTCGGCGCGAGAGCTCCGAGGTCTGCGCGAGGTACAGCTCCGCGCACGCGAGGGCGTCGGTCAGGGGCTCGTGGGCGCGGTAGCGCGGCAGGCCGTAGCGCTCCCGCGCCGCCCACAGGCGCAGCTCCCCGGGGTGCAGCTCCGGATGGGCCTCGAGGCGGCCGGCGAGCACCCGCCGCTGGAGCGCGAGGGTGTCTACGGCGGGCGTGACGAAGGGCGCTCCCCACACCCGTCGGCACGCGGCGTCGAGGAAACCGATCTCGATCGCGGCATGGTGGGCCAGCAGCACCCGGCCACGCAGCACCCGGAGGATCTCGGCGAGGACGGTGACGGGGACGTCCCCCCGGGCGATCGCGTCGTCGGTGAGCCCGTGCACCGTCGCGGACTGCCCGACCTCCATGCGCACGCCGAGGACGCGCCGCCCGGCGCCCGAGAGGTCGATCGACCTGCCGTCGACCGGCACCCAGCCGACCGCGAGCACCCGGTCGCGCTCCACGTCCAGGCCGGTGGTCTCGACGTCGAGAGCGAGCAGCGGCAGCTCGTCCAGGCGGGTACCCGGGCCGACGAAGGGGGCGGACAGGTAGTCCCGCAGCGGGCCGGGTGGGGCCGCGGCCAGGGCTGCCTCACGGCGCCGCTGCGGCGAGCGGCCCAGGCCGAGTCTCATGAGTAGCGCACGGACGGATCGCTGTGGACGAGCGCCTGCTGGGCAGAGCGGATGACGTGGAAGGCCTCGCGGAGCGAGCGCTGCTCGAACGCGCTGAGGTCGCTCGGCCGCACCCGGGAGTCGGGGCGGCTGCCGCTCGCCGCCTGCGCGGCCTGGTGCACCAGCCGCACGTGCGTGATGAAGTCCAGCGCGTCGACCAGGCTGGCGGCCAGCGACGGGCTGAGCGAGCCGGTACGACCGGCCGCGAGCAAGCGGGAGCGCGTGTTGACCGAGACCAGCCCGGTCCGCAGGGCGTGCACCCGGGCGACGTCGACGATCGAGCCCACTCCCCCGCGCTTGAGGTCGAGGGTGTCCTTGTGCTCGCCCGCCTTGGCCAGGACGAAGCCGCGGAAGAACCCGAGCGGGGGCTCGTTGGACACGGCCTCCTTGCCGAGGTGGGCGAGGAAGTTGCTCCCGCCGGGGGCCAGCTGGGTGATGTCCTCAGCGAGGCGGGCGTGCAGGCTCTCGTCGCCCAGCAGCGGTCGCGAGTCGAAGAAGATGCTCGCCTGCAGCACCGCGTCGGGGACCGGCGCGGTGATCCAGCGGCGGTACTCCCGGCGCCAGCCGGTGAGTCGCTGGCGCCAGCGCGGGTTGCTCGCCATGACGTCGCCGGAGCAGCGGGGGTAGCCGGCCGCCTCGAGCCCCGCCACGACCTCGTCGGCGAGCGCGGCGATGTACTCCTCGGCCCCCTCCGGGGCGTCGTCGGCGATGATCACGGCGTGGTCCTGGTCGCTGCCGAGCGCCTGCTCGTGCCGGGCCCGGGAGCCGAGCACCATCCAGCAGTACCGTGGCGGCGACCCGTGGCCCCGGGCGGCCAGCCGCTCCTCCGCCAGCGCGATCAGGCGGCGCTCGACGGCATCGCCGACGGTCGTGACGACACGGGTGATGTCCGCCGCGCCGACGTCCTGGCCGACGAGCTGCTCGACCAGGCGCGGGGTCCGCCGCGCCAGCGCGACCACGCCCGCGACCTCGCGCTGCTTCGTGATGTCACCGACGATGTGGACCACGTTGACCCGCTCCAACCGCATGAGGTCGGTCGTCGTCACCACCCCGACGGGCTGCCCACCGTCGACGACGGGGAGGTGGTGGACGGCACGCTCCGTCATCGTCATGAGCAGCTCGAGCGCGGAGGCCTCGGCAGGCGCGACGACGGGGTCGGCGGTCATCACCGAGGACACGGGCCCGGCCGGGTCCACCCCCGCGGCCACCACGCGCCGGCGGAGGTCCCGGTCGGTGAGGATCCCGATGACCTCACGGCCCTCGACGACGAGGAGGCTGGAGATCCCTTCGTCGGTCATCACCACGGCCGCGTCGGCGATGGTGACGTGGGGCGGCACGGTGACCGGTGGTCGACGGACGAGGTCACCGGCCGAGGTGCGCAGGATGGCCTCCCCCGCCGCGTTGGTCATGGTCGCCGATGCGGCCGACCGCAGGCGGTCCGCCCGCTCGGCGTCGAAGTGGTCGGCGAAGTCGGGGTACTCGCTCGAGAGCTCGTGGAAGACCGCCCCGGGGAGGTGCAGCGCCAGCGTGTCCTCGATCGCCACGACGTCGAAGCGCGAGGGGTTGCCGCCGACGAGCGTCGTCGACCCGGCCGTCGTGCCCTCCGCCCCCCGGTTGACCAGTCCACCGTCGGCATCACGGATCTCGATCGCACCGGACCGTACGACCATCAGGTCGTGATTGTCGACGCCGACGGCCATGAGGCTCGTCCCGCGACGGTGGTAGCGCACCGCCATCCGCGCCGGCAGGGTTCGCCGGACCCGCTCCGGGAGGGCATCGAAGGGAGCGTGCTCCGCGAGGAAGTCAGCGACCTCGGCCAGCTCGACGTCGACCATGTCCTCATCGTGTCAGGTCGCAGGCC
Above is a window of Janibacter cremeus DNA encoding:
- a CDS encoding DUF294 nucleotidyltransferase-like domain-containing protein; this encodes MVDVELAEVADFLAEHAPFDALPERVRRTLPARMAVRYHRRGTSLMAVGVDNHDLMVVRSGAIEIRDADGGLVNRGAEGTTAGSTTLVGGNPSRFDVVAIEDTLALHLPGAVFHELSSEYPDFADHFDAERADRLRSAASATMTNAAGEAILRTSAGDLVRRPPVTVPPHVTIADAAVVMTDEGISSLLVVEGREVIGILTDRDLRRRVVAAGVDPAGPVSSVMTADPVVAPAEASALELLMTMTERAVHHLPVVDGGQPVGVVTTTDLMRLERVNVVHIVGDITKQREVAGVVALARRTPRLVEQLVGQDVGAADITRVVTTVGDAVERRLIALAEERLAARGHGSPPRYCWMVLGSRARHEQALGSDQDHAVIIADDAPEGAEEYIAALADEVVAGLEAAGYPRCSGDVMASNPRWRQRLTGWRREYRRWITAPVPDAVLQASIFFDSRPLLGDESLHARLAEDITQLAPGGSNFLAHLGKEAVSNEPPLGFFRGFVLAKAGEHKDTLDLKRGGVGSIVDVARVHALRTGLVSVNTRSRLLAAGRTGSLSPSLAASLVDALDFITHVRLVHQAAQAASGSRPDSRVRPSDLSAFEQRSLREAFHVIRSAQQALVHSDPSVRYS
- a CDS encoding exonuclease domain-containing protein — encoded protein: MRLGLGRSPQRRREAALAAAPPGPLRDYLSAPFVGPGTRLDELPLLALDVETTGLDVERDRVLAVGWVPVDGRSIDLSGAGRRVLGVRMEVGQSATVHGLTDDAIARGDVPVTVLAEILRVLRGRVLLAHHAAIEIGFLDAACRRVWGAPFVTPAVDTLALQRRVLAGRLEAHPELHPGELRLWAARERYGLPRYRAHEPLTDALACAELYLAQTSELSRRARKPLSLKTIQHT